Part of the Toxotes jaculatrix isolate fToxJac2 chromosome 8, fToxJac2.pri, whole genome shotgun sequence genome is shown below.
TGCATGACCGTGTATGCAaattttttaagattttaagtCAACTGTGAaaacttcctttttttaaaaaaaaaaaacaaaaaactcttgAGCTAGGAGGGATGGTGTGTGCTACAGACTTCTATATGTGGATCTTCTGAGGTAAGAGCAAGCTTATTCTTAAATTAGTCTAAATTAGTCTTCTATTTCACTACCTACTTTAACTGGGAAGGTTATCTCCATCTGTAAAGGTTCACCACTATCTCTGAGGTGGTAGAATGTCTGTATCTAGAGAAAGGTGAGTTTTGAAACTCATGTAGCCTAAATATtccattttaataaaaaagtaataaaaaaaaggacaaatctGCCACTGTAGTTAAGTGAGAGAAGATAAcgtatttgttttcagtgcttcAGATTTTCTCTAAATGCACAACTGCCTTGAAATGAGGAAGAAAATTAAGTTTCTCTGACAACTACTTTGACAAAGAACAagaacaggaaggagaaaatggGGGAGACTAGCTAATATGCTGTGAAAACTTAAATGAACCCAAAACTAACAAGGCTAGGTTACAGTAAAAAATAAGGATTCTGCGGTGTTATGATGTAAACaattatgtacacacacacacacacacacacacacacacacttttttttgtttcagataCCCAGCTGATGTCCAATGTGAAAATGGATGCTCAGACTGTCGGGTGGTTGATATTTCTGGCCCTCATAAAAAGTAGGAATTTTATTACTCCACTTTGACAGCAGTGCTTTTTACAACATTTGCAGTGAAGTAAATTATATTATCTGGCTTTTCCACTTGTGTTTTTACCACCACAGATTTTTCTGCAAGTGGCTCAGAAGCTCCCTTTCAACTAGAACCCTCTGAGCTTATAGCTAAAGAGGGATCCTGCACTGAAATCAAATGCACAGTCAAAACATCTTTTCCCGCTGATGCTAATGATGCATACTGGTTTTGGATGAAGGATGCAGAATGGATACAGGACACCAAGAAGTTTAGTGCCACTATTGTTTACAGCACAAATAACACAAACCGTCCGGTCAGTCCAGAGTTTGTAGACAGAGTGAAATATGTCGGCACTCCATTTTCAAGTTGGGGAGAAAAATACTCACCACGGCCGCTGTGCAGTATTTTGATCTGTGACCTGAGAATAAATGACAGTGGAGAGTATTCTTTCAGATTTATGGGAAAACAACAAAGCCATGTGTGGGTAACTAGGAAAAATGTGACCCTCAAAGTTGAAGGTATGTATAATAATTGGCTGATCTGGACTAGGTTGGGTTAAGACTAAAATGAGGattattagaaaataaaatgaagaatatGTGTAATACTGAGAGAAAAGTAATACTTTCACAAGAAAAAGACTTATGAAAGAATTAGAGGCATACGAATATATAAAGGTATTTATATACTGAAATATTACTATAATACAGCACTTGTTATTCTCTACCATCTCATGGCAGTTCCTAAGAGAGAAATTTTGAGATTATTCAACTATTGATGATGCTGTATTATAATAATTCTATATATTGCTCATTCCATTTCTTCtcaaattgttttctttcattttcaggaaATCAATGCCTGCTCACTTTTAAGAAACCACCTGCTGTGAAGGAAAACGACACGATAACACTCACATGCTCCACTTTAAGTTCATGTCCTTCAGACCCAAAAATTGAAGGTTTGCCACAACGTGATCCACCGTTGCTCACAAACTCTCAACAAAAGAAGAACATCACGGTCAGCTTTAAAGCCAGCTGGGAGGATGATGGGAAGGAGTTTTCATGCCAAACACAGGATAACACGGACAAATATTCTATTAAGAACATTAGTGTAACTGTTGAATGTAAGTTAAAGACAACACGTTTCCTCTCAAATTTATTCACAGGTCTTTTAATACATGAGCTAATACTTGGAACAACTGAAATCTAAGTTATATAGCTTTGATATAACTCAAACTAAATGCCTCTAATTCACAAGGTCATAAATAATACAGGTCAGACCTTTAATGAAACTGGTGCCCTCTGTTTAGAAATCATCATCAACATTTGGTAATGAGGTGTTGTTCCTCTAGACATGTAATGGCTCAGAAATCTCAATTTTTAAAGTCACACAATTGCAATAACTATAATTTGTGAAAGACGCATTCTTTGACTGTGTTACCACTTGAAGAGAGGATATCTGTACCTGCTTAATGTACTCATCAAATACGGCTCAGTCAAGTATGTCTCAGTTCTTGTGTATATTTGATGTCCTTTAACAATCCATCCGTGCTTGTTGTATGTAGACTGATTACTTGTATTGATTTTGTCTCCACAGATGCTCCTAAAAACATATTGACTAAGAGCCCTGAAAATGTCAAGAAGGGAGATTCAGTGACTCTCACTTGCTCTGCCAAAGGACGTCCTCCTCCAAAATTTTTCTGGTTTAAACGAGAAGGCATTAACCACTTGGAACAGTCCTCAAATGCAAATTGGACCATTAATTCAATCAATGAGTCACAGAGTGGACTATACTACTGTAAAGCTCGGAACGAACATGGAGAAATTCAGTCAAATAATGTCAACATTACTGTTGAATGTGAGTACTTCCcatgtttttttactttaattcaCTTAAGACTTCATTTTCCCACAAACAAATAATCAccatattttgtcattgtgaattaaCCTAAAAGAATGGGGAAATCTTTTGATTTAGATGCACCTCGTGTTGCAATAAAGATGACTCCATCTACCAATCAGACTAAGAGAGAAGGAGATCAAATGAATTTAACATGTGAAGTGATGAGCAGCCAGCCAAACCCCGACACCTACACTTGGAAAAAAGATGGAACAATTGTTGATTGGAAGAAGACGTATGTTGTTGCCAGTATCAAGCCTGAGCAAATAGGCAACTACACATGTGAAGCCACTAACAGTGTGGGTACCGGAACATCAAAGGAACTTCAAATCGAGGTTCAATGTACGTTTCACACTTCCTTGTACTGTGCGTGTCAGAGACTTGATGATagcacaggaaagaaaaaaaatcagcactgatgCTGTACAGATTGTACCACCATCGAAAGCATACTGAAAGTCGTTTCTTTTTTACAGACCGGCCCATGAAACCAAAAATTGACAACCCTAATTTTCCTGACAACAAAGTGAAAGTTAATAGTCCCGTTGTACTCCACTGTAACACTACTGCCCGTCCTGCCCCAGACACATACTCCTGGTACCGTTACAGCAAAGATAAAAATATTGACTCCTGGACGTCCAACACAACTAGAGAAAACAGCCTAAATTTGGGGACAGTACAAAGAGCAGATGAAATATGTTACTTCTGCAATGCCACCAATCCCATTGGGACGGGACCTAACAGTGAAGAATCTTGCATCGAAGTACTGTGTAAGTAACTGTGTTCTACTGACAATGTTCTGTGATGTCaatgttttgttaaatttttTACATGAAGTTgaatactgaataaaaaaaaatctgcatttatACCTGACTGACTGTTAGTCataaaaaaatcactttatAATTGGATTTCCTTTAATTGATCGACATTTTAGATAATGAGGTGATTTGCTTTGTTCTCTAaatttagatgagaagactgatttCTCATTCATGTCTGTGCAGTAATATGAAGCAGGAACCAGcagctagctagttagcttagcttagcataagacTGGAGAGTTGATTGACTTTAGGgctttggacagagtcaggctagctctttcaatttttttccactctttgtgctaagctaagctaacctgtTTCTGATTGCAGCCATACACTGTGGTATTGaccttttcatctaactctccacCAGAAAACGATTAACATTTCCTAAAATGTGAAACCCTCAAGAGTTTAAGCCTGCTGGACAGAGGCTGACTTCCCTCTCATGAGCTCCTCTTGTAATATATTGTGCAGCATGTTGAAAAATAATCAAGTCCTCCTGAAACTCAAGCATACACGTGCTTCCTCTCAACAGATCCTCCCACCAAACCCACACTCTCTATGGCTGCTGAGGTCACGGAAGGTCAGGCCATGACCATCACATGTACCACTGAAAGTCATCCAGCATCAACTTTAAGTGTGACAAGGACAAATTCTAAGCCTTTACAATTCCCTCAGCACAACATGTATCATGACCCCATCAACAATTTCAGCTTCACATTTAACGTGACTTCAGCCCACGCTGGCGTTTACTCCTGCAAGGCCCAGAACCAGGAGGGTTCAAACGAAAGTAAACAAAGGACGTTGGTGGTGAAATGTGAGTGATTCAGTGCTGCATTGTCTTTTTACCAAACAAACAGATCAAACTTTCCATTAACTTACTGGTATtttatcttgaaaaaaaaaaaaaaaactttacaaaaGTAGATCTTTCTCATCTATTCTTTCCATGTAAAATTAAGTCATTTGAATACAttcccatttatttattttttgttttggtgactATTGGTTCTGGCTTAATCATAATGCATATGGGGTTGACACAACACCTTAAACACCTGAGAAATTAGTGACAGAAAGTAACTACTTATTTTTAATCATGCA
Proteins encoded:
- the si:dkey-24p1.1 gene encoding B-cell receptor CD22 yields the protein MSNVKMDAQTVGWLIFLALIKNFSASGSEAPFQLEPSELIAKEGSCTEIKCTVKTSFPADANDAYWFWMKDAEWIQDTKKFSATIVYSTNNTNRPVSPEFVDRVKYVGTPFSSWGEKYSPRPLCSILICDLRINDSGEYSFRFMGKQQSHVWVTRKNVTLKVEGNQCLLTFKKPPAVKENDTITLTCSTLSSCPSDPKIEGLPQRDPPLLTNSQQKKNITVSFKASWEDDGKEFSCQTQDNTDKYSIKNISVTVEYAPKNILTKSPENVKKGDSVTLTCSAKGRPPPKFFWFKREGINHLEQSSNANWTINSINESQSGLYYCKARNEHGEIQSNNVNITVEYAPRVAIKMTPSTNQTKREGDQMNLTCEVMSSQPNPDTYTWKKDGTIVDWKKTYVVASIKPEQIGNYTCEATNSVGTGTSKELQIEVQYRPMKPKIDNPNFPDNKVKVNSPVVLHCNTTARPAPDTYSWYRYSKDKNIDSWTSNTTRENSLNLGTVQRADEICYFCNATNPIGTGPNSEESCIEVLYPPTKPTLSMAAEVTEGQAMTITCTTESHPASTLSVTRTNSKPLQFPQHNMYHDPINNFSFTFNVTSAHAGVYSCKAQNQEGSNESKQRTLVVKYSPKDVTVQARPDFLVTENTSLTLHCSAQSFPRVTSVTWMKMTGGKNETIKENANFTIKSASFSDSGLYSCEARNEIGTVKSKPAEVKVKYAPKHTEIFREAEKRERDGRSSVKLSCSSHSYPPVSHYSWYKKINGKGKGTVVGSQQNLTVYSDKPGYYYCIAKNDINQRSSEPVPLFQQDLMKILGLFFLCLVILLIILLILLVNRKRKRKSIQQRATNTHPQSGFLTWWNGSRSGNLMNETILAEPFRSRDDLLPDQPWHSNAQQRHPHPDSTPASNISTVYSTVNLAPRGQAPTAQKPTRQQDGHSPGDSLNYASLQFGESKNILVKAEEETVYSTVPKPRPLKKNEQERLEDYENINTVYVPKSPNPLNDDSDTSEDEADLNYSRVTFSVKPGHQKVDSDSSTSDEDEIHYSEVKI